From the Actinomycetota bacterium genome, one window contains:
- the rplK gene encoding 50S ribosomal protein L11: MAKKVMTLIKLQIPAGQANPAPPVGPALGQHGVNIMDFCKAFNAKTQQEGNTIIPVEITVFEDRSFTFITKTPPAAVLLKQAAGIEKGSGEPHREKVATVSSSKVREIAELKMKDLNANDVEAAMKIIAGTARSMGIVVE, translated from the coding sequence ATGGCTAAAAAAGTAATGACACTCATAAAGTTGCAGATCCCCGCCGGGCAGGCTAACCCCGCCCCGCCGGTCGGCCCCGCGCTGGGCCAGCACGGCGTCAACATCATGGACTTCTGCAAGGCTTTCAACGCCAAGACCCAGCAGGAAGGCAACACGATCATCCCGGTGGAGATCACCGTTTTTGAGGACCGCTCCTTCACCTTCATCACCAAGACTCCGCCAGCAGCGGTGCTTTTAAAGCAGGCCGCCGGCATCGAAAAGGGCTCCGGCGAGCCTCATCGCGAGAAGGTGGCGACAGTGTCGAGCTCCAAGGTGCGCGAGATCGCCGAGCTGAAGATGAAAGACCTTAATGCCAACGATGTCGAGGCGGCCATGAAGATCATCGCCGGCACCGCCCGCAGCATGGGAATAGTGGTGGAATAA